The sequence ACCCCACAGTTCAGGTAATGTTCTATAACGTGGCGGTTCATTTTTGTTCTGTCCTTTCATTATATACAGCTGTTCGTTTGTTTCTCAGTATTCTTTATTTTCACTGTGCCTCCCTATACGTTCTTTTGAGAACCATGCTCTGTCCCGCCTGCTTGCCTGTCCCGTCTGTCTGTCCCATCCCCTCTGTCTGCCTGCCCCatcccgtctgtctgtctgtctgtctgtccgtccCGTCTGTCCCTCGACATTCTTACACAATCTGTGCAAATCAGTAAAtgtcttgtttatttttccagTTCTTTAAAGCGTTTGCAGGAAGTCCTTCGGAGGGTGTACGAGTTCCAGGTATGGTAACTAAATCCTTTCCCCAGTTATTTTCTGAATGTCTGTGCAATCTTGCTTTGTTTAtcttatgggggaaaaaaatgtctttcattATATCCTTTTCCTCTGGATTGCTACCAAGTCTGTCTCCGTGTCTAATACTCTTTTGTTGTTTGTCGCTCTACTTTATATGATCTGTTTATTATAGGAATTAGTTGAAATAGTCACGGTTAATctaccaaaaatacatattgtttcAGTAAAAGAAGCAAGTTTTTAGGCACATCCCAAATTTTTGAGTTCAAGTGAATCGGCAGTTTCCCTGAAGGAGCTCTGTACCCGATCCGTACATACAGATGGTGTGGAGCATACAGGGCGGCCTAAATGGCTTTACAAATCAAAGAGAAATGAATTGGGAATATGTCCGAACCGGCCCCTATTCATGCTATTATCATAAAGCTTCACATGCAAATGGATTGCTGTCCTGAAGAATACCTGATCAGGATTTAGCACCACTTGGTGATCTCCCAAAAGGGGATGTATCCAGCAAATTTACAGCCTTTTACCCCCTTGATTTACGAGGTGTCACACACTTATTTAGCATTCTGCTGTATAGATAGTTTTGATTCACGTTGTTACCCTGCTTAGGTGACAAAATCCCTTCATTAAATTTCCTTCGAGAAAACCTTTGCAGAGTGCTGTAGGTTTCAAAACACCCTTTTTTCATATGTGCCCATTTTTGAGACACCTTACACTACTTGTACAttagatttaatttatatatatatatatatatatatatatatatatatatataatgtgtgtgtggaaaaaatgctgtaaagaaaGAGCTTGTAAAAATGTGCGTTAATATGGGAGCACCGCAGCATCTCTTTAGAACAATACTGCTCTAAGCAACCTGAGACTTCTCTGTATTTGTTTCTCTTTCTATTAATCCCCTTATTTCTTGGCATGGCTGTTGGTTTTTTCTGTTACCTTGTTTTTCGTGATGGTAAACGCGGGTAAAGTGTACTAACGATTGTACGGTCAGACTGCGTACCTCGTTTCACTGAATCCAGTTTGTTTCATGTCCACTCTCCTCAGCTTCGTCTGTACAAGAAATCAGACAGCACATCATCGATAGACTGGAAGAGCAGAAGGAGTCCCCACCACCAGCATGTCCTCCTTTGGAACCAATCAGGTAATGTAAGGATAGGTTACACTGTAACTATAACTGTTTCCAAGTCAGGAGAGAGCGTTTAATATGTCTCTCCGCCTGCCACTGTGCAACCGTCTGGTACTTGTGGTTAATCAGAAACCCTAAATCGGACAAGTGTTGTGTTCTCTAAACATGTGGTGCGGACCTTCGATGAATGCAATGTGTGATTGAGTGATCTCTTTCAGCGCCCCCGAGTTGGAGCAGTTCTTCGCAAACAACAATGAGACTTATCTGGCTGTGATATTTGAGGATGCCAAGATGTACATGGGTAGAGAGGTAaggaatatatatctatatatatctctataaccGAAATGTCTCATACTTCTCAAGCCTTTAAAGAGCCTTCAGTAACTTTTTCTACTAATCTCCATAATTTAGAGATGTCAAATGTTTATGGATGATGCTCTAAAGATTAAAGCTAGTGAAAAGATTTCATAACATGAAACCTCAAGCTATATTAGTATTTTTGAAACACCTTGTCTACTCTGGACAATTATTAACACGGAAACAATTGGAGCTGTTCAGGTAGAACAAGAGCTCTActcttttattgttattatattacgGTGTATGGGTGTCATTCTGTTAGTAGGAAATTAATATTGGTGAATGGTTGCAGATTGAAATTGAcactgaaagtaaaaaaaaaaagaaattacttgCAAATAAATGATTACAGTCCacgttttttttacaattatgtgCCACATTTCTGCATTAGACTCTTTATTAATGGCTGCATGATATGGACATGCCCCGAAGCTGTAATTCCCTAACTAGAAGACAAATCTATCGTTTTTCGGTAGTCTGGGGATGTAGCtaaacacataaatatgcaagagtgcatgaaaaaataaactatattctctgctttcaaaataatatttatttttatatggtcaCTTTGGGTTCAACatgccaaatttaccaaaaagaTTTAGAAAAAGTGGTATATGCTTTTAAATGATTGTACTTTATTGACAAAAATAACGGCATATAACAAAATTCAAAAATCAGAAAGCGTAGCCTAATTTCTAGAAGAATACTCCTTCTTGGGTTAAACAAAGTAAAAGTAAAGATATTTGCGCAGGGAAGGGTAGTGTGTACATTCCGCTGAGAACCTGCCTTTGCTATATGCATGCTCCtgttcagagccggccttaagtgttctgacgccctgtgcggactactcctctggcgccctccctctgccccttctcactgcctcctcccctgtcccttctcactcccccccccccctgccccttctcactgccccccctcactgccccctccctctgccccttctccctatccttacttacctcgtTGCCGGAGTCCTACAGTGgaagcgggaggcgtccgtcttcccgatctgccgcggtgcgcgcttcacagctgagcgctggAAAAATTccacgacggagtcacggagagtgaggggcgccgagcggtcgctgaaaacttcacgagcaaccgctcggcgcccctgcccgggacttaaattgaaacatcgttttttttgtttgttttaactttatttaacatcctccatgttaaataaagttaaaactactttatttaatatggatgatgttaaataaagttaaaaaaaaacaaacaaaacaaaacaaaaaaacgatgctttaatttaagtcccgggcaggcgcccctgttgccatggcgccctgtgggGCCACACAAGTCGCACActcctaaggccggccctgctcctgTTCATGAcccatatttatatttgttcacTATGCTTTCATACTAGCAGCGGTATAGGTTAATATTGACTGTAGATCCTATGATCCTAAGCCAGCCGCAGACGGTGCGGATCTCAAACAGCTGTAGAGCGTTTGGCTGGCAGTGAATCACAGAGCCCGTAGCTGGGGTTGATGTAAAGTACTGTTGGGTTTAATACGCTAACCTCCTGGGTGCATGCTAATTGAAACCACGCGAGAACCCATTGATCTACGAGCAGCTTGTTTCCAGCTAATGTTTATTGAAAGGAATTGTTGCTGAGTCTGAGCTCCCCGATCTGTCATTACAGGTGGCTCTGGATATGGTTCAGTACGAAGGTGTCTCGGTACGCAGGGTAGTTAAAGACCAAACTGACTTGGTGGAGAAGTTCAACGTATCTTCATTCCCCGCTGGTTTTTTGATTTCTAAGAACGGATCTACCAGCAGAATTAACCTGTGAGTATTCTCCTgccttggttgttttttttcctcttatctCTGTTTTAAGTAGTTTGTTCTTGACCTTTTCTGTGTCTCTCTGTTAGTGGGGAAGAGACTCGCTCGGCGTATACCAAATTCCTGCGTTCACTACCCGGAGTGCAGAGGGGAAAACACGCTCTCATCGGATGGTCGGAGACATCTCTCGTAGCTACTGAATCACCGAAGAGACAGGCCGACAGGTAAAGGAAATCCTCTTTATCTCACTTAGGTCCTCTGTCTAGTATTTCTTATCTAATACCTGCTTTACCTGTTGTTCTTGTAACCCccagcatatttttttaatattttcatgctCTGTGTACTAAGCATTCATTTTTTCTGAATGCCGACCTGAACCGCCATATTCTGGAGTTTTCCAGGATACTTATATCttttccatactttttttcTAGCGCCAAGGTGTACATGGCAGATCTTGAGTCGGCTCTTCACTATTCCTTGAGGGTGGAGGTTGCTCGATTCGCGACCTTGGATGGGGAGCGACTTAAGGCTCTCTCCAATTTCATCAATGTGCTGAGAAAGGTAAGTGGATGttgtttaaacattaaacatgttgcTCAATTGCTAATGGAATTAGCAGgtcaatgcatattaaaacagCAAGATTTCCCCAAGAGTTTCACGATGCATTACAATGCCcgttcttgcaggagaaattgCCTGTGGTTGGTCTGTCTGGATGCAAACCATAGTTTAGTGAATACGTCCTTCTGCGTTTTAGAAGCTGCGGGATATTTTGCTCAGGGCTGTTTGGTTATCCTGTAGACCTTTAGAGGGTTGACATGGTTCTAGGTGGAGCGGTTAGATAAGTGTATTGATTTAAGGTGTGTGTTTTTCAGAGTATGTACTTTGGTGTATCGCACAGTATTTAATTATTCTAGAAATCTGGGTTCTGAAAAAGCGTTTCCCTATAATTTCTTGCTttcattttaagaaatgttCATAAAATTGCTTTGTTAAAAACCCTTTGTTGACTCTAAAATCGCACCTCTCCTCAAATGAATCGTATACcagcatttatataaattaaaaacatatatattccaAAAGCTAACATCTAACCCTTTGCTTGTTGGTGAATTCCGTATCTTACCGTAAGGAATTGTTTTCTCGAGTACGTGTTTTGCTGAACGTGGCACCTACGCTGGTAAAAATGACACCGTCTTACGAAGTACACTTCACTTCATAGCAATGTTTAGGATAACCCGGTCTAAGTATGTTTAAATGTGTCAAGCAAGTTTTAAATTCCTGTATCCTGCGATGAGGGCGCATCTTTCAATGGGTAAACCGAGTGACTGATGTGGATCCCTGGTATTAGCCGCAGCCATGAGAATTTCTTGTAATGGCCACCGGAGGGCAGTGTTTTACTGTATGttctcaaaaacatttttcttccccaaaaatacacaatttctgATATGAGACGCAATCTGGGGAAAACACATTGTATCGCATGCCTGCAACTGGATTAAAGATTGGAAACCCAACATAAAAAACTTTACACATCAGCCTTCAAGCAATGCAGAGTGCCATGGTGCTTTATACCTAGTAAAGAATAATGAGATAGTTAGATGAGAATTGTTTTGTGATGTGCTGCAATCCCTTTTACCGTTGTGCAGTGTTGCATTTGCCAAAGTTTTTCTCTCTTGGGTTGTGGTGGGTAGCTGGAAGACTCGATGAAAAAAGATTATTGCCCTTATGAGAAGTCAATGAACGCGCCTGAAAACGCTAGATGTCgtgtttttgtttagaaatgttttagTGGTATGTGGAACAAAGTTCTGGGGCGATAGTGTACACTTCTTCCTCTCAACACCGATCACCTAATGTGTGACTCACAATACACACAACACTTGTTTGACGAGATATTAAGGTAAAGAAAGGCTTTGGTGGAGTTGTTTCCCTGGCTTTCTGTAACTATATACTCCCTGTTTGTTATGAGACgttatgttttatgaattttcttttttccagtaCTTCCCTGCCCGTCCGTATCTGCGTACATTACTGAATTCTGCTAATTCCTGGCTGCGCGCCCGCGCTAAAACCAAAGTCTCATACAAGGATTTTGAGGATGTTCTCAACAACAAAAATCAGGTAAGAACCCCAAATTCTTCTGACCTGTAATTTACATTGAGCTATAATAATTTTCTAGCCACTTACAAATGTTTCTCCATCCCAAGGCCCAGAAAGCTGTTCTGTCATCGGATGTGCGCTATGTTGGATGTCAGGGTTCCAAGCCCCAATTCCGTGGCTTTCCGTGTTCCCTCTGGACCCTTTTCCACGTTCTAACAGTCCAGGCATCTGAAGTAGCAACCCTGGGAAGAATTAGACCCGGTAAGTGCAGCCAGAACACCTTCTCATAGCATTCTTAATCCAGTTTattcatacatattttacagataacacattttttttgttacccctaaaatattttttgggtcACTCACCTTTCAAGGAACCTGAACGTGAGAATGTATAACGCGGTTAGATGTCCCATcaccatatattttatgtatttcataaacgggacacaattttttttagagaaaaataaCCCTTTCCTATTGAAATCTacagttttttacttttttatgttttttttatacagtgtgTTATGCATTCATATCTGAATAATTGCATTTTAGTTGCTTGTCCAAAGCTAAATTCCTGGGAGATTTTTTTATCCCAATATAATTGCTGGAACCAAATATATTTCTCAAAGATATGTCTTCTGTTTTGGAGACAAAGTCATAGAATGCCACATTTAGAGGATCGGTTAGGGTTGTTATGTTAGAAAATGTTTAGGTAACAGGGTGGTGAAGAAGTGTAATGTGGACGTTAATACATTGGGAGTATTTAAAGCGTGCGTGGGATAGGGATGAGGCAATCGTGAACATAAGTCCAAAAACCTAATGTGTTCCTCTCTGCTGTAAAAttctacatttctttataaatgttCATAAAAAGAGCATTTCAGGGAAGGTTTAATGTCCCGGACAGCCTCACCAAAGgagaatgtatattaatgtactttaaaatgtaaaaaattgaccttaaagagaagctgcagcaagaAAGTTTCTACACATTCTTATGGGGGTCTTGTTGGACCGCCAATTCTGATATTCACCAAGCCAgaactggagctgactggcggtaaATAAATCATGTGTCGGGGGatatgttcagccaaacacgTGTCCTCAATGGCAAATAGCTGGGATGGGCAAAGGGAGACTTCTCAGTTCTATGAACAGGTCAAAAGTTTCTGATCAGTAAATCTATCCGTCTTCTGTCGGACTCGTTCTTCGAGGATCATTTGTTTATGCCGCCGTTCCGATTCCACTCAAAGCGCATTATTGCGCTGCGGATCCTTAACGTTTATTGAACCGCTCCGTTTTGCCCTGCTCGGTGATCGATGTACATTAAGTATTCCTTTAAAACCTCCAATGTGATTTAACGCAGACgtaaaaatcaaaagaaaacgATCAACTTTAAAAAGGATTTCGGGTTTAAGTGGCTGCTACCAGCCGTAAAGTATTTAGACAAAAATATAATCCTAAAACGGACAACCTATTCCAGAACAATTTTCTATGCTTAATGCCATTAAAAAGGatctttttaaatgaaatgatgTAATTATCTTCTGGCTTAGTAGAATGAATTGCATTTGATTACATATATTACCCCGATTTCTTTACCTAATGCAAACCATTATAATTACATTGCTGCTGACTCTCTTATTCATAGTCTGCTAATACTGGTAACACGTTTTATATGGAAGAATAAAGGAAGGAAAACGGCATGCCgtatttttttggaatatataaaaatatttcaattggATATTAGATTaggaaagaatatatatatatatatatatatatatatatatttttttttttttatggaaagtcTTATATGATGTGAGGATTAATATACATTGCAGAGTAAGCAGTAAGCAGAGTCCGGTTATCTTATTGTATTGGCTTTAATTTTAAGACAGCAGCTGTCGTCCACACGTCTTGCAAGTTACTTTGCTGGCAaatgtataggtaaaaaaaGTTAGTTGTATCAAGGCTTTAGCTATATGTGTTTGTCAGTAGGCACCCACAATCCCCTCTGCAGTGTAAGCAGTTGCCGGCGTTATATACTTTTGATAGATCAGAGAGAATTGTGGCTAAAAGCTGATCGTCATCCTAAAACTTTAGACGagcttgatctatacatttgctaggAGTTCAATTAGCAGAGAGTACAGATTCATTTAAATGTGTTGCTTGCAGTGGATCACGAGTGGCTTCATTGTTTCTAGAacattttcattactttttaaaatgtcaagGAATCGCtatgatttttaaaatgtggcCCAATTGGAATCAGGCTGCACATCTGCCCTAAAAGTCTTGTGCTTAGATTTGGCGGGTAGGAGACAGCTCCGCTTTAATTGTtcgatcattttaaatatttgacattttatttaaagactcAGTTGCAGTTTTTGGTTAGCTTGATTTCGTGGATTCCTATATTCTTAGTACACCATTTCACTGCCAGTGGCTGCGTAAGAATATAGTAATTGGAATGTGATTCATGTATCGCCTCTCATGcgtttttcttctgtgtttgcagatccCAGTGAGGTCCTGTTAGCGATGCGTGGCTACGTCCAGCATTTCTTCGGCTGCAGAGAATGCGCCCAGCATTTTGAACGTATGGCCCAAGAGTCCATGCGCAACGTCCGCTCTTTGGATGAAGCCATCGTGTGGCTGTGGGAAAGACACAACCGTGTGAATAAGAGATTGGCAGGTGAGGGAGAACGCGCTCTGTTTCACATCCCGATTGCTGTTCCATATCCAGTGGGATTAAGAATTTAGCAGTTCTTTACGTGAAACcttctttttttcagtggtGTTGCTTAAAGCTTGCTTGTCTAATTTCCCAAATCTTACACTTTATAGTTCAGGAcaccaaataaacatataaacagaTTCCAGATGAGTTAGAAACCCATATTTCATGTATACACTGGATCTGGAACATTAAGCAATTTaagttttttcccttttacacccagagttattttattcttgttatagaaaaattttaaaaacttttttaacgctcataattttttgtataatttatttttacattgtggTATTCTCATATATATCACTAATAGAAAAATCACAGTTTTTTTGGACCCTTAAATAgctttttgggggaaaatgtcCTTCTTCGCCGTTAAAGGACAAGTTATTgataccattttatttttctttgaaaattatttgttattatagcACCACCTACTGACCCCTGACCATTATGACCACAAAAGGCCTATCTACGTTAACTTATTACTGCATCTGTAGAACTATTCAAATAATTTATggggtttatattttttttttattctgtcatTCGTTGATGACTTTTAAATGGTCTTAAATAACAACATTTTTCTAATTAGCAGTTATAAAAgtttatacatttctataattATACTTGTATTTCATTGAGGACAAATAAGAACCACTGGACTTGTTGATGGCAAAATTCTAGTAACCTTTATTTAACTTCTCAACCCTTTCTGGTTGTTATCAAGCATCGACTCCATCTAAAACTgaagcctatatatatataacatttttatattattgtgtcTTTGGATCGATGCTTGAAACAGAGTTATAATAAACAATTACTTTGTTGTAATGCGGTAACAAGAGTTTTAGAAATGCTTGGCTTGCTAAATAATATGTTGTGTTTGCTTGTGACTGCTCACCCATCTCTATCTGTTTCAAAGGTGCACAGAGTGAAGATCCAGCCTTTCCGAAGGTTCAGTGGCCTACTGCAGCGCTTTGCCCGCTCTGCCAGTCCAAAGCAGATATGTCCTGGAACCTCCCCAGCGTTCTAGATTTCCTGAAAGCtcattttggcaaaaaaaatctaGCAGATGAGTATCTGGAAGATGAGGAAGTGCTgctggaaaaacagaaaaaggcaCACAATGCAACCCAAAAAAGGGATAAGAGAGATGTTACGGATGAGGAGAAGAAGTCTGAAATAATCCAGAACCGTGATGACACCGAGAACACACGTGATGATCCGAGAGAAGATGACGATGAAGAAAAGAGCGATGCATATGACAAAAACTCATATGGACCTAATATGTTTCTAAGCAGATCTCTTAAGGACTCCAGCCTGCACAAGGGAAACCATGCTCTACATCCAAAAACCCTTGTAGAACCTCGTGATGCAGAGTTCGATGAAGCTGCTGTGAGAGATCGGTCACTAAAGAGAGGAGTAGACGCCAATTACCTTATTGGTGTGGTGGTGGAGCGTGGGGAGGTGAATAGGAAAGGCCGTTGGGTGAAGATGCTGGAGGTTGGCTTCTCTCGTTTGGACATCAGCCTGTGCGTGGTTCTCTATTTCCTTTCCAGCATGTGTCTCCTTGCCATGTACCTTTACATGAGTCTCAAGACACGCTGCCCCCGACAACGGTGCTCATATCTGCAAGTGTGAAGTGGACTTTCTCCAACCAGAACAATACAATCTGTTCTGTATTTTGCAGAGAGAACAGttacatgtttttaaagtgCCTTTAAACCCATTGGATTTCTATGCTATCATGGGTTGTCCATCCTAGGCCCAAATAGATGTTTTACTAGTTGTGTCAGCTTAACTGATACCTTAAAGTTTAATAAATAGTTGTTAagttgtttctgtgtttttattattcgtGGTTTGCGTCGTTATTGACATACGTATGAATTTGTTTGAATAACTGGTTCTTAAGGTTAAACTTTGACAACTGAATTTTGTTGATCAATTTTTTTATTCCCTTGACATTTTTCTCATAATTTGATCCACATAGCATACACAAAGCCTTATATGCATAAGTAGTTTTACAGAAAATAGTATTTGTGCTTACAGGGCTACATGCAAAGGACCCAAGGAATGCAGAGCCGTAACAATGGTGTTTGATGGTCTTTTGATCTATGCATGTGCTTGAAATCTGCTAACACAATGCATAAATTCCAAGTACTGTTTCATTGCATAAATAAATGCTTTTGTAAAGATGTCCAAGAGAATGCCTTGGGCACATACTGTATTTGCCAAGTCAgattacggtatatatttaaacatgggTGTGGGTGGACTACCAATAATTAGATCAATTATACAAGCCTAGTCTGGCCCGTGGAATATCATTTACTGTctgtgtatttcattttattattcattaaacatttttgccgTGTCAGGTTTAAAAAGAGTTTGATGATTTTCAGGCAGATGTAAAAATTACGGAATtgaccctttcagtgccaggcAAATGAGCAGCACTTTGCAGTGCAGTGAAAAGtgacccactttctgtgtttatCAGATTTAGCGATGGATCTGGTAACCCGCATTGTAAGTGTATGTTGGGTCATCTGCATTCGGAAGTTATAatgcttaattaaaaataagttttggttGCCAGTATGTGATTTTGCATGCACCAACTTATTAGCTATGTCACTTTATCCACTTAGACTGAATATTGAGCCTATATGGGCAGTTAGCTTACCACTGGTGAGCCagtaatacacatataatgcagctttgtatataattatagatgTTTTACCTTTATTATGTCTCTACCCTTTCATCAACTTAAATTGTGGACAGCTACACTATCCCTCTCTCCTTTGTCATCGGTATCGGTCTCTGATCCGTACATGTCCTTCGGTGCCCTTAACTAGGatagtgtccctttttgccgcTGTAGCAATCTGTGCTAGTTACGGTGGCTTCCTTTATGTCACTGCGCCAGCTGTCTGTACTAGTCATATCTCTGGCCCTCGTAATCTGCTTGCTGGGGGAGCGGGCTGTTTACTCACATTGGGGACCCCATCTGTTAAATCCTCATGTAACCAGTTGGATGGTATTAGAGAACGAGCTATCCTGGGTAATCCTACTCTTGCTCTGCTGTGGATACACAGGGATAACCTAGCGGCTGCTAATCAACTCTATTAGGAGGCAGGAGCTCAATCTGATTTGCCGTTCTGCATGCTGATTTTATTCTAGAAAAGAGAAAAGCACTGACTGAAAACGAGCTTGTGTTTAATGGTTGCAATGATGGGTTGCAAACCCTACCTAAACTTCTCCAGTGTTTAAAAGGTTAAGCCAGTTATgctcttctttgttttttttttgctgacagctcttaatatgtaaaagaaaaagcttCGTATCATAGTGCATGCTCGGCATGGTGCGGGTGTTCTGTAGTGTGCTTTTTGTCACCCTCCTGGTTCTGTGCTCTTCTGGCCCTGAGTATAATTCTGTTAATGGATGGGGGGGAGTTCCTTCTCTCCCAGACAAGCCATGAGTGGCTGTTTCATATAAAGAAATCAAGACACAGTAAGCTGTTGGTTTGAGGAATCATGTTGAACTGCATAACTGCATCCAGGTCAGAGGTTggaacaggaaacaggaagtacAAGACAATGCAATATTACCATAAACAAACAGTCACAGTATTTGCATAATAACTCCATAACATCTCCCCTTTTTTGCATTCAATACAGAATTTGCAAGCAATTAACCGAAAACAGATCCTGAACAGTCTAAAACATAACATACTGTGTTACTGGTAGATACACTACAGATTGAGTCTATCTGGTGGTCTTGAAACTCGACCGCTACGCAGGGCCACACGGATTTTGCCTGGGGGAAGCTGTTCAGCTCCAAAAGGCGTTGATAAGGGGCTGCCATTGTTCCTGGCTGGTGTGTTTGGCACAGAAGAACATACTGGTACATGCGGCTGCATTATGTCATCCTCGTATCCTTCTGATATGACAGCAGTATTGTCTCTGCCTTGCTTACGTGATCCAGTAGGACTAGGGGCATTGAGCGCCTCGGTAGGGTCCCGTGCAGGATGTTCATAGGTTTGTTCGGTGAGTTGTTCAGCCACTCGCAGGTCAATTACTTTGTTGTAATGCGGTAACAAGAGTTTTAGAAATGCTTGGCTTGCTAAATAATATGTTGTGTTTGCTTGTGACTGCTCACCCATCTCTATCTGTTTCAAAGGTGCACAGAGTGAAGATCCAGCCTTTCCGAAGGTTCAGTGGCCTACTGCAGCGCTTTGCCCGCTCTGCCAGTCCAAAGCAGATATGTCCTGGAACCTTCCAGCGTTCTAGATTTCCTGAAAGCtcattttggcaaaaaaaatctaGCAGATGATTATGTGGAAGATGAGGAAGTGCTgctggaaaaacagaaaaaggcgCACAATGCAACCCAAAAAAGGGATAAGAGAGATGTTACAGATGAGGAGAAGTAG is a genomic window of Spea bombifrons isolate aSpeBom1 chromosome 6, aSpeBom1.2.pri, whole genome shotgun sequence containing:
- the LOC128500943 gene encoding sulfhydryl oxidase 1-like, with product MPGPGCWSVSVAAVFILAVAVSQVRGGLYSPDEPLVSLAGATRSLLLGSNSSWLAEFYASWCGHCAAFRPTWSALARDVQDWRPAVYLAVLDCAEESNRDTCNEFGVTGYPTVQFFKAFAGSPSEGVRVPASSVQEIRQHIIDRLEEQKESPPPACPPLEPISAPELEQFFANNNETYLAVIFEDAKMYMGREVALDMVQYEGVSVRRVVKDQTDLVEKFNVSSFPAGFLISKNGSTSRINLGEETRSAYTKFLRSLPGVQRGKHALIGWSETSLVATESPKRQADSAKVYMADLESALHYSLRVEVARFATLDGERLKALSNFINVLRKYFPARPYLRTLLNSANSWLRARAKTKVSYKDFEDVLNNKNQAQKAVLSSDVRYVGCQGSKPQFRGFPCSLWTLFHVLTVQASEVATLGRIRPDPSEVLLAMRGYVQHFFGCRECAQHFERMAQESMRNVRSLDEAIVWLWERHNRVNKRLAGAQSEDPAFPKVQWPTAALCPLCQSKADMSWNLPSVLDFLKAHFGKKNLADEYLEDEEVLLEKQKKAHNATQKRDKRDVTDEEKKSEIIQNRDDTENTRDDPREDDDEEKSDAYDKNSYGPNMFLSRSLKDSSLHKGNHALHPKTLVEPRDAEFDEAAVRDRSLKRGVDANYLIGVVVERGEVNRKGRWVKMLEVGFSRLDISLCVVLYFLSSMCLLAMYLYMSLKTRCPRQRCSYLQV